A genome region from Streptomyces xanthophaeus includes the following:
- a CDS encoding isochorismatase family protein: MHRALIVVDVQNDFCEGGSLAVTGGADVAAAVTEYIGQATPAYRHVVATRDHHVDPGSHFAHPPAEPDYETSWPVHCVAGTEGVGFHPNFAPAVASGAVSAVFDKGAYEAAYSGFEGADENGTTLGQWLRDRHVTEVDVVGIATDHCVKATALDASRAGFTARVLLDLTAAVAPHTTARALDELRAAGVTLVGGQAGQDAP; encoded by the coding sequence ATGCACCGCGCACTGATCGTCGTCGACGTACAGAACGACTTCTGCGAGGGCGGCAGCCTCGCGGTCACCGGCGGAGCCGACGTCGCCGCCGCCGTCACCGAGTACATCGGCCAGGCCACGCCCGCGTACCGGCACGTCGTCGCCACCCGCGACCACCACGTCGACCCCGGGTCGCACTTCGCGCACCCGCCGGCCGAGCCTGACTACGAGACCTCCTGGCCCGTGCACTGCGTCGCCGGGACCGAGGGCGTGGGCTTCCACCCGAACTTCGCCCCCGCCGTGGCCTCGGGAGCCGTCTCCGCCGTCTTCGACAAGGGCGCGTACGAGGCCGCCTACAGCGGTTTCGAGGGCGCCGACGAGAACGGGACGACGCTCGGCCAGTGGCTGCGGGACCGGCACGTCACCGAGGTGGACGTGGTCGGGATCGCCACCGACCACTGCGTGAAGGCCACCGCCCTCGACGCCTCCCGCGCCGGCTTCACCGCCCGCGTCCTGCTGGACCTCACCGCCGCCGTGGCCCCGCACACGACCGCACGGGCCCTGGACGAGCTCCGTGCGGCCGGTGTGACCCTCGTCGGCGGCCAGGCCGGCCAGGACGCGCCCTAG
- a CDS encoding immune inhibitor A domain-containing protein, producing the protein MAACATSATFFTVTAAQAEGKAPAAPAADRQDPTSPSKVVEHDLKGPFSDQQAKQRAAALDQVLTGKKGVEQRGASKVVKLDDKKYVELGREKTDKIFTILVEFGDQVDNTTMFDPDGPGPKPEVPKYGGTPGPLHNTIAQPDRAKDNSTAWRKDFSRQYFQDLYFATGQGKDSLKTYYEKTSSGRYSVEGEVADWVKVPYNEGRYGSNYCGQTNCSNVWDTVKDGVTAWSEAQKKAGKTDAQIKAQLSQYDQWDRYDFDNDGNFNEPDGYIDHFQIVHAGEDESAGGGVQGTTALWAHRWYAYGTAAGKTGPDNNKAGGTQIGNTGIWVGDYTMQPENGGLGVFAHEYGHDLGLPDLYDTTGGGDNSVGFWSLMSAGSWLGKGQDSIGDLPGDMTAWDKLQLGWLNYDTAKAATKSTHKLGVSAFNTKDKQALVVELPKKQVKTEVVKPAEGSTQWWSNMGDDLKNTLTRSVDLTGKKSAALSLKGWWDIEADYDYLYTEVSTDGGATWTALAGTADGTALPADASGSPSLTGVSGAWKNLNFPLDAYAGKKVDLRFRYQTDGGAGGKGFTADAITLTADGSALFTDGAENGDNGWTGKGFSRIGADFSKEYAQRYIAENRRYVSYDSTLKVGPYNFGFGNTKPDWVEHYPYQDGLLIWQWDTSQKDNNTSVHPGQGLILPIDANAKPMKWADGTLLRNKIQPYDATFSAYSTDAFTLHKNGESLFLKPKPANLVFDDHKGKYYYDENPTGSVKVTDTNTKIKILKETYDGEVMTIEVGPSSK; encoded by the coding sequence ATGGCCGCTTGTGCGACAAGCGCCACCTTCTTCACCGTCACCGCGGCTCAGGCCGAGGGTAAGGCTCCGGCCGCCCCTGCGGCCGACCGGCAGGACCCGACGTCGCCTTCCAAGGTCGTCGAGCACGACCTCAAGGGCCCGTTCAGCGACCAGCAGGCCAAGCAGCGCGCTGCCGCCCTGGACCAGGTCCTGACCGGCAAGAAGGGCGTCGAGCAGCGCGGCGCCTCCAAGGTCGTCAAGCTGGACGACAAGAAGTACGTCGAGCTCGGCCGCGAGAAGACCGACAAGATCTTCACGATCCTCGTCGAGTTCGGCGACCAGGTCGACAACACCACCATGTTCGACCCGGACGGCCCGGGCCCCAAGCCCGAGGTCCCCAAGTACGGCGGTACCCCCGGTCCGCTGCACAACACGATCGCCCAGCCGGACCGCGCCAAGGACAACAGCACCGCCTGGCGCAAGGACTTCAGCCGTCAGTACTTCCAGGACCTGTACTTCGCCACGGGCCAGGGCAAGGACTCGCTGAAGACCTACTACGAGAAGACCTCCTCGGGCCGTTACTCGGTCGAGGGCGAGGTCGCCGACTGGGTCAAGGTCCCGTACAACGAGGGCCGTTACGGCTCCAACTACTGCGGCCAGACCAACTGCTCCAACGTGTGGGACACCGTCAAGGACGGCGTCACCGCATGGTCGGAGGCCCAGAAGAAGGCCGGCAAGACCGACGCGCAGATCAAGGCGCAGCTGTCCCAGTACGACCAGTGGGACCGCTACGACTTCGACAACGACGGCAACTTCAACGAGCCCGACGGCTACATCGACCACTTCCAGATCGTCCACGCGGGCGAGGACGAGTCGGCCGGTGGCGGCGTTCAGGGCACGACCGCGCTGTGGGCGCACCGCTGGTACGCCTACGGCACCGCGGCGGGCAAGACCGGCCCGGACAACAACAAGGCCGGCGGTACCCAGATCGGCAACACCGGCATCTGGGTCGGCGACTACACGATGCAGCCCGAGAACGGCGGCCTCGGTGTCTTCGCGCACGAGTACGGTCACGACCTCGGTCTGCCGGACCTCTACGACACCACCGGTGGCGGCGACAACAGCGTCGGCTTCTGGTCCCTGATGTCGGCCGGTTCCTGGCTCGGCAAGGGCCAGGACTCCATCGGCGACCTCCCGGGCGACATGACCGCCTGGGACAAGCTCCAGCTGGGCTGGCTGAACTACGACACGGCCAAGGCCGCGACGAAGTCCACCCACAAGCTGGGTGTGTCGGCGTTCAACACCAAGGACAAGCAGGCGCTGGTCGTCGAGCTGCCGAAGAAGCAGGTCAAGACCGAGGTCGTCAAGCCGGCCGAGGGCTCCACCCAGTGGTGGAGCAACATGGGTGACGACCTCAAGAACACCCTGACCCGCTCGGTCGACCTGACGGGCAAGAAGTCCGCCGCCCTGTCCCTCAAGGGCTGGTGGGACATCGAGGCCGACTACGACTACCTCTACACCGAGGTGTCCACGGACGGCGGCGCCACCTGGACCGCGCTGGCCGGCACCGCCGACGGCACGGCCCTCCCGGCCGACGCCTCCGGCAGCCCGTCGCTCACCGGTGTCTCGGGTGCCTGGAAGAACCTGAACTTCCCGCTCGACGCCTACGCGGGCAAGAAGGTCGACCTCCGCTTCCGCTACCAGACGGACGGCGGCGCGGGCGGCAAGGGCTTCACGGCCGATGCCATCACCCTCACCGCCGACGGCTCCGCGCTGTTCACCGACGGCGCCGAGAACGGCGACAACGGCTGGACCGGCAAGGGCTTCTCGCGCATCGGCGCCGACTTCTCCAAGGAGTACGCGCAGCGCTACATCGCCGAGAACCGCCGCTACGTCTCGTACGACTCCACCCTCAAGGTGGGCCCGTACAACTTCGGCTTCGGCAACACCAAGCCGGACTGGGTCGAGCACTACCCGTACCAGGACGGTCTGCTCATCTGGCAGTGGGACACCAGCCAGAAGGACAACAACACCAGCGTCCACCCGGGCCAGGGCCTGATCCTGCCGATCGACGCCAACGCCAAGCCCATGAAGTGGGCGGACGGCACCCTGCTGCGCAACAAGATCCAGCCGTACGACGCCACCTTCAGCGCGTACTCGACGGATGCGTTCACGCTGCACAAGAACGGCGAGTCGCTGTTCCTGAAGCCGAAGCCCGCGAACCTGGTCTTCGACGACCACAAGGGCAAGTACTACTACGACGAGAACCCGACCGGATCGGTGAAGGTCACTGACACCAACACCAAGATCAAGATCCTGAAGGAGACCTACGACGGTGAGGTCATGACCATCGAGGTCGGCCCCTCCTCGAAGTAA
- a CDS encoding SsgA family sporulation/cell division regulator: MHHPVIERELELKLVLSPERSIPVPARLLYLTHDPYAVHITFHTSSNTPVNWTFARELLVEGVFRPCGHGDVRIWPTKVDNKAVLCMALTSPDGDALLEAPATAVSAWLERTLRVVPPGTETERLGLDDALAELLTPTPADDLWLRDPWPSDESADGDL, encoded by the coding sequence ATGCACCACCCCGTCATCGAGCGCGAGCTGGAACTGAAGCTGGTCCTGTCCCCCGAGCGCAGCATCCCCGTCCCCGCGCGGCTCCTCTACCTCACGCACGACCCGTACGCCGTCCACATCACCTTCCACACCAGCTCGAACACCCCCGTCAACTGGACGTTCGCCCGCGAGCTGCTCGTCGAGGGGGTGTTCCGCCCGTGCGGCCACGGCGACGTCCGGATCTGGCCCACGAAGGTCGACAACAAGGCCGTGCTCTGCATGGCGCTCACCTCCCCCGACGGCGACGCCCTCCTGGAGGCCCCGGCGACCGCCGTGTCGGCCTGGCTGGAGCGCACGCTGCGCGTCGTTCCGCCCGGCACCGAGACCGAGCGGCTCGGCCTGGACGACGCGCTGGCCGAGCTGCTCACCCCGACCCCGGCCGACGACCTGTGGCTGCGCGACCCGTGGCCGTCGGACGAGTCGGCGGACGGGGACCTGTGA
- a CDS encoding amino acid permease, which yields MTSVQVEQHDKTPGEGGQGEGGEGYHRTLGARQIQMIAIGGAIGTGLFLGAGKAISKAGPSLILAYAIAGLVIFFIMRALGELLMYRPVSGSFSDYAREFLGPFWGYVTGWTYWLFWVVTGITEVTAAAQYMSYWTHDSFPQWAYALIFTVILYAANLISVKLFGELEFWFSMVKVTAIVGMILICAGILTIGFSDAADTATVSNLWNDGGFFPKGIGGTLMTLQIVMFAFLAVELVGVTAGESKDPEKTLPKAINTVPWRIAVFYVGALIMILSVVPWTHFQPGVSPFVAAFERMGLGIGAAIVNFVVLTAALSSCNSGMYSTGRMLRDLAINGQGPKVFTKLTRSGTPLVGTTFSAALMLVGVWINYVAPGKAFDYVVSFATISGMWAWIMILVCQIRYRAKSDRGELPQSAFRAPGAPYTSWFALLFIGMVIVMMGADKDSRVSLYCAPLWGLILGVSYLVMKSRDPRGAAFTKAS from the coding sequence ATGACCTCTGTGCAGGTCGAGCAGCACGACAAGACGCCCGGCGAGGGCGGACAGGGCGAGGGCGGCGAGGGTTACCACCGCACGCTCGGCGCCCGTCAGATCCAGATGATCGCGATCGGCGGGGCCATCGGCACCGGCCTGTTCCTGGGCGCGGGCAAGGCGATCTCCAAGGCGGGCCCGAGCCTGATCCTGGCCTACGCCATCGCCGGCCTGGTCATCTTCTTCATCATGCGGGCCCTGGGCGAACTGCTCATGTACCGGCCCGTCTCCGGCTCCTTCTCGGACTACGCCCGCGAGTTCCTGGGCCCGTTCTGGGGCTACGTCACCGGCTGGACGTACTGGCTGTTCTGGGTGGTCACCGGCATCACCGAGGTCACCGCGGCCGCGCAGTACATGTCGTACTGGACCCACGACAGCTTCCCGCAGTGGGCCTACGCGCTGATCTTCACGGTCATCCTCTACGCCGCCAACCTGATCTCCGTGAAGCTCTTCGGTGAGCTGGAGTTCTGGTTCTCCATGGTCAAGGTCACCGCCATCGTCGGCATGATCCTGATCTGCGCCGGCATCCTCACCATCGGCTTCTCCGACGCGGCCGACACCGCCACCGTCTCCAACCTGTGGAACGACGGCGGCTTCTTCCCCAAGGGCATCGGCGGCACGCTGATGACCCTGCAGATCGTGATGTTCGCCTTCCTCGCGGTCGAGCTCGTCGGCGTCACCGCCGGCGAGTCCAAGGACCCCGAGAAGACCCTGCCCAAGGCCATCAACACCGTGCCGTGGCGCATCGCCGTCTTCTACGTCGGCGCGCTGATCATGATCCTTTCGGTCGTCCCGTGGACGCACTTCCAGCCGGGCGTCTCGCCCTTCGTCGCCGCCTTCGAGCGCATGGGCCTGGGCATCGGCGCCGCGATCGTCAACTTCGTCGTGCTGACCGCTGCCCTGTCCTCCTGCAACTCGGGCATGTACTCCACCGGCCGCATGCTCCGCGACCTCGCGATCAACGGCCAGGGCCCGAAGGTCTTCACCAAGCTCACCAGGAGCGGCACCCCGCTGGTGGGCACCACCTTCTCGGCCGCGCTGATGCTGGTGGGCGTCTGGATCAACTACGTCGCCCCGGGCAAGGCCTTCGACTACGTCGTCTCCTTCGCCACCATCTCCGGCATGTGGGCCTGGATCATGATCCTCGTCTGCCAGATCCGCTACCGGGCCAAGTCCGACCGCGGCGAGCTGCCGCAGTCCGCGTTCCGCGCACCCGGCGCCCCGTACACGAGCTGGTTCGCGCTGCTCTTCATCGGCATGGTCATCGTGATGATGGGCGCCGACAAGGACTCCCGCGTGTCGCTGTACTGCGCCCCGCTGTGGGGCCTGATCCTGGGCGTCTCCTACCTGGTCATGAAGTCCCGCGACCCGCGCGGCGCGGCCTTCACCAAGGCCTCGTAG
- a CDS encoding DUF2017 domain-containing protein, producing MGGTFESLKGGGASIALDEIEISILRSLAVQLLELIGPGEPEPAEDADPLAALFAEGPSEPPSDPALARLFPDAYGAPDGAGDKGVAPEELAARSAEFRRFTENDLRARKREDALAVVRSLDGLTPSGDGAAVLELSGELPLRWLGALNDLRLTIAARLDITEDDESAMLFRLPDEDPRKPMVMAYLWLGGLQETLIETL from the coding sequence ATGGGCGGCACCTTCGAGTCCCTGAAGGGCGGCGGCGCCTCCATCGCGCTCGACGAGATCGAGATCTCGATCCTGCGCTCCCTGGCCGTCCAGCTGCTGGAGCTGATCGGCCCCGGCGAGCCGGAGCCCGCCGAGGACGCCGACCCGCTCGCCGCGCTGTTCGCCGAGGGCCCCTCCGAGCCCCCGTCCGACCCGGCGCTGGCCCGGCTCTTCCCCGACGCGTACGGGGCCCCCGACGGGGCCGGCGACAAGGGCGTGGCCCCCGAGGAGCTCGCGGCCCGCTCCGCGGAGTTCCGCCGCTTCACCGAGAACGACCTGCGCGCCCGCAAGCGCGAGGACGCGCTGGCGGTCGTACGCAGCCTGGACGGGCTCACCCCGTCCGGCGACGGTGCGGCGGTGCTGGAGCTGTCCGGCGAGCTGCCGCTGCGCTGGCTCGGCGCGCTCAACGACCTGCGCCTGACCATCGCGGCCCGCCTCGACATCACCGAGGACGACGAGAGCGCGATGCTGTTCCGGCTGCCGGACGAGGACCCGCGCAAGCCCATGGTGATGGCCTACCTCTGGCTCGGCGGTCTCCAGGAAACCTTGATCGAAACCCTCTGA
- a CDS encoding FAD-binding oxidoreductase, with product MDDDLFARLRAGLLEGLPAEALLTDPQVTTSYATDMASFCAAGTPAAVVLPRTVEQVQHVLRTATALRIPVVPQGARTGLSGGANASDGCIVLSLVKMDRILEISAVDRIAVVEPGVVNAVLSRAVAEQGLYYPPDPSSWEQCTIGGNIGTASGGLCCVKYGVTAEYVLGLDVVLADGRLLRTGRRTAKGVAGYDLTRLFVGSEGSLGVVVQAVLALRPAPPRQLALAAEFPSVAAACEAVCAVMEAGLTPSLLELMDRTTVRAVNALGKMGLPEATEALLLAAFDTPHAPGDLAAVGELCTAAGATAVVPAEDEAESELLLQARRMSFPALEALRPATMIDDVCVPRSRLGEMLDGTAAIARAQDLLIGVVAHAGDGNTHPIVCFDPADEDETRRARESFGAIMALGLELGGTITGEHGVGVLKKEWLARELGPVGLEMQRAVKQAFDPLGLLNPGKLF from the coding sequence ATGGATGACGATCTCTTCGCACGTCTGCGGGCCGGCCTGCTCGAAGGGCTCCCCGCCGAGGCCCTGCTCACCGACCCCCAGGTGACCACCTCCTACGCCACCGACATGGCCAGCTTCTGCGCCGCCGGCACGCCGGCCGCCGTCGTCCTGCCCCGGACCGTGGAACAGGTCCAGCACGTCCTGCGCACCGCCACGGCCCTGCGGATCCCCGTGGTCCCGCAGGGCGCCCGGACGGGCCTGTCGGGCGGAGCCAACGCCTCCGACGGCTGCATCGTGCTCTCGCTCGTCAAGATGGACCGGATCCTGGAGATCAGCGCCGTCGACCGGATCGCCGTGGTCGAGCCGGGCGTGGTCAACGCCGTGCTCTCACGGGCCGTCGCCGAACAGGGCCTGTACTACCCGCCCGACCCCTCCAGCTGGGAACAGTGCACCATCGGCGGCAACATCGGCACCGCCTCGGGCGGCCTGTGCTGCGTCAAGTACGGGGTCACCGCCGAGTACGTGCTCGGCCTCGACGTCGTCCTGGCAGACGGGCGGCTGCTGCGCACGGGCCGGCGCACCGCCAAGGGCGTGGCGGGATATGACCTCACCCGGCTCTTCGTGGGCTCCGAGGGCAGCCTGGGCGTGGTCGTCCAGGCCGTCCTCGCGCTGCGCCCCGCACCGCCCCGGCAGCTGGCGCTGGCCGCCGAGTTCCCCTCCGTCGCGGCCGCCTGCGAGGCCGTCTGCGCCGTCATGGAGGCGGGTCTGACCCCCTCGCTGCTGGAGCTGATGGACCGGACGACCGTCCGGGCCGTCAACGCCCTCGGGAAGATGGGCCTGCCCGAGGCCACGGAGGCCCTGCTGCTGGCCGCCTTCGACACCCCGCACGCCCCCGGGGACCTCGCGGCCGTGGGGGAGCTGTGCACGGCCGCCGGAGCCACCGCCGTCGTCCCCGCCGAGGACGAGGCGGAGTCCGAACTGCTGCTCCAGGCCCGCCGGATGTCCTTCCCCGCGCTGGAGGCGCTGCGGCCGGCGACGATGATCGACGACGTGTGCGTACCGCGCTCGCGGCTCGGCGAGATGCTGGACGGTACGGCCGCCATCGCCCGCGCCCAGGACCTGCTCATCGGGGTCGTGGCGCACGCCGGAGACGGCAACACCCACCCGATCGTCTGCTTCGACCCCGCCGACGAGGACGAGACGCGGCGCGCCCGCGAGTCGTTCGGCGCGATCATGGCGCTGGGACTGGAACTGGGCGGGACCATCACCGGAGAGCACGGTGTCGGTGTGCTGAAGAAGGAGTGGCTGGCCCGCGAACTCGGCCCGGTGGGGCTGGAGATGCAGCGGGCCGTCAAGCAGGCCTTCGACCCGCTCGGGCTGCTCAATCCCGGCAAGCTCTTCTGA
- a CDS encoding RDD family protein — protein MSTDQPPGQPPEDDPFLKKPQEPTPPSGGSPYGSPPPGSGGPPPPPGGPPGGPGGGGGYPPPPPPPPGGPGGGYPPPPPPYGGGGGDPYGGSGGYGMPDPLAGMPPLADFGKRLLARIIDVVIIAIPLALIQLAFGTSRYRFDTDQGEDFSEVVSKSYSGSGLIMTLISIVAYVGYDWWFTKKNGRTVGKRAMGLRVAMLNDGSVPNSNASLSRAAVLWLPTLICCACLWPIALVVSILVDKPYKQGLHDKVAKTVVVQATG, from the coding sequence ATGAGTACCGACCAGCCGCCGGGCCAGCCGCCCGAGGACGACCCGTTCCTCAAGAAGCCTCAGGAACCGACGCCTCCGTCGGGCGGTTCGCCGTACGGCTCGCCGCCCCCCGGCAGCGGTGGTCCGCCCCCTCCGCCCGGAGGCCCGCCCGGAGGCCCGGGCGGCGGTGGGGGATACCCGCCCCCACCGCCCCCTCCGCCCGGAGGCCCGGGCGGGGGATATCCGCCCCCGCCGCCCCCGTACGGAGGCGGCGGCGGAGACCCGTACGGCGGGAGCGGCGGCTACGGCATGCCCGATCCGCTCGCCGGGATGCCCCCGCTCGCCGACTTCGGCAAGCGGCTCCTCGCGCGCATCATCGACGTCGTGATCATCGCCATCCCGCTGGCCCTCATCCAGCTGGCCTTCGGCACGAGCCGCTACCGGTTCGACACCGACCAGGGCGAGGACTTCAGCGAGGTGGTCAGCAAGTCCTACAGCGGCAGCGGCCTGATCATGACCCTGATCTCGATCGTCGCGTACGTCGGCTACGACTGGTGGTTCACCAAGAAGAACGGCCGGACGGTCGGCAAGAGGGCGATGGGCCTGCGCGTCGCGATGCTCAACGACGGCAGCGTGCCGAACTCCAACGCCTCCCTGTCGCGCGCCGCCGTGCTCTGGCTGCCGACCCTGATCTGCTGCGCCTGCCTGTGGCCGATCGCGCTGGTCGTCTCGATCCTGGTCGACAAGCCGTACAAGCAGGGCCTGCACGACAAGGTCGCCAAGACCGTGGTGGTCCAGGCCACCGGCTAG
- a CDS encoding RDD family protein, with product MTASPGDGEHAAREGYYPDPSIPGYIRYWNGAAWVPGTSRPAPQPEPAPQARPVAAPLAPAVRGGRAPRADETGPVFLDETSMTEALPEPAPAPTPTPAPVAEAFAEPVVWQADPVHQAGFGGPRDHRVSWGSAPDPEPAAQSAQQPGPEAEPEPEPEPEPSPRSAGISLARTAAAAAAPAAAPARLPEQASAGILSVRSPAAQTPAQTQTPAPAPVPAPEWPDAPGAGGSGLTSSWPEAVAPAPAPTPSPAPAPSRPRPAAPAAPAADRPEVWAPRPAGVRPKIAARPEAPAPAEPQPQPQPRSREPRGPEEARPGGSDSRPAGARTPREVFERMAERAVRPAGLPRRAVARALDSLVYAAVAVAVARPLLPEATAHVEAKVDAARASGRTTTVWLLDGTIAGLLGLVLGAVLLFGVLYEVLPTARWGRTPGKKLLGVRVLATATLRPPTFGAALLRWLLYAFLGLPGSLWCLVDRPRRQAWHDKAARTYVAR from the coding sequence ATGACGGCCTCCCCTGGTGACGGCGAGCACGCGGCCCGCGAGGGCTACTACCCGGATCCGTCCATCCCGGGGTACATCCGCTACTGGAACGGAGCGGCCTGGGTACCGGGTACGAGCCGCCCTGCCCCGCAGCCGGAACCTGCCCCGCAGGCCAGGCCCGTCGCCGCACCCCTCGCGCCCGCCGTCCGTGGCGGGCGGGCCCCGCGCGCGGACGAGACGGGGCCGGTGTTCCTCGACGAGACCTCCATGACCGAGGCGCTGCCGGAGCCCGCCCCCGCTCCCACCCCCACCCCCGCTCCTGTGGCCGAGGCGTTCGCCGAGCCCGTGGTGTGGCAGGCCGATCCCGTGCACCAGGCCGGCTTCGGCGGGCCCCGCGACCACCGGGTGTCGTGGGGCAGCGCGCCGGATCCGGAACCCGCCGCGCAGTCCGCCCAGCAGCCCGGACCGGAAGCCGAACCGGAACCCGAACCGGAACCGGAACCGTCCCCGCGGTCGGCGGGCATCTCCCTGGCCCGTACGGCGGCCGCCGCGGCGGCGCCCGCGGCGGCCCCCGCGAGACTTCCCGAGCAGGCCTCCGCTGGGATCCTGTCGGTGCGGTCCCCGGCCGCCCAGACCCCGGCCCAGACCCAGACCCCGGCTCCGGCTCCGGTTCCGGCCCCGGAGTGGCCCGACGCCCCCGGGGCCGGCGGGTCCGGGCTCACCTCCTCCTGGCCCGAGGCGGTCGCCCCCGCACCCGCGCCCACCCCGTCTCCGGCGCCCGCACCGTCCCGGCCGCGCCCCGCCGCGCCCGCCGCCCCGGCCGCCGACCGGCCCGAGGTGTGGGCACCGCGCCCCGCCGGAGTGCGCCCGAAGATCGCGGCGCGGCCCGAGGCGCCCGCCCCGGCGGAGCCCCAGCCCCAGCCGCAGCCCCGGAGCCGGGAGCCGCGCGGGCCCGAGGAGGCCCGCCCGGGCGGCTCCGACTCCCGCCCCGCGGGGGCCCGTACGCCCCGGGAAGTGTTCGAGCGGATGGCCGAGCGGGCCGTGCGCCCCGCCGGGCTGCCGCGCCGGGCCGTCGCCCGCGCCCTGGACTCCCTCGTCTACGCCGCCGTCGCGGTGGCCGTGGCCCGGCCCCTCCTCCCCGAGGCCACCGCCCATGTCGAGGCCAAGGTCGACGCCGCCCGGGCGAGCGGCCGCACCACCACCGTCTGGCTCCTCGACGGGACCATCGCCGGCCTCCTGGGCCTGGTCCTCGGCGCCGTCCTCCTCTTCGGGGTCCTCTACGAGGTGCTGCCCACCGCCCGTTGGGGCCGCACCCCGGGCAAGAAGCTGCTGGGCGTCCGGGTCCTGGCCACCGCCACCCTGCGCCCGCCCACCTTCGGCGCGGCCCTGCTCCGCTGGCTGCTGTACGCCTTCCTCGGCCTCCCGGGCAGCCTCTGGTGCCTCGTGGACCGCCCGCGCCGCCAGGCCTGGCACGACAAGGCGGCCCGTACGTACGTGGCCCGCTGA
- a CDS encoding nicotinate phosphoribosyltransferase translates to MNPADLGLPVDVPSTALFTDHYELTMLQAALANGTADRRSVFEVFTRRLPEGRRYGVIAGTGRVLDAVENFRFDGAVLEFLRERAVVDMRTLDWLASYRFSGDIWGYQEGEVYFPGSPVLRVEGSFAECVLLETVILSILNHDSAIAAAASRMSSAAGGRPLIEMGARRTHELAAVAASRAAYVGGFTSTSDLAAGFRYGIPTVGTSAHAFTLVHDSERDAFTAQVDSLGRGTTLLVDTYDVAEAVRTAVEVAGTDLGAVRIDSGDLLLVAHRVRQQLDELGATSTKIVVTSDLDEYAIASLAAAPVDAYGVGTQLVTGSGHPTCSMVYKLVARATSADPKAALAPVAKKSTGGKTSIGGRKWAARRQDADGVAEAEVIGVGPVPAALADHQLLTQLVKAGEVVAREPLEAARDRHRAARASLPMSATQLSRGEAVIPTEYV, encoded by the coding sequence ATGAACCCTGCGGACCTGGGCCTGCCGGTGGACGTGCCGTCGACAGCGCTCTTCACGGACCATTACGAGCTCACGATGCTGCAGGCCGCACTGGCCAACGGCACCGCCGACCGACGCTCGGTCTTCGAGGTGTTCACCCGGCGGCTGCCCGAGGGGCGCCGCTACGGGGTGATCGCCGGAACCGGGCGGGTGCTGGACGCGGTGGAGAACTTCCGCTTCGACGGCGCGGTGCTGGAATTCCTGCGCGAGCGGGCCGTCGTCGACATGCGGACGCTGGACTGGCTGGCCTCCTACCGCTTCTCCGGCGACATCTGGGGCTACCAGGAGGGAGAGGTCTACTTCCCCGGCTCCCCCGTCCTGCGGGTGGAGGGCAGCTTCGCCGAGTGCGTGCTGCTGGAGACCGTGATCCTGTCGATCCTGAACCACGACTCGGCGATCGCCGCGGCCGCCTCCCGGATGTCCTCGGCGGCCGGCGGCCGCCCGCTGATCGAGATGGGCGCCCGGCGCACGCACGAGCTGGCGGCCGTCGCCGCGTCGCGGGCCGCGTACGTCGGCGGCTTCACCTCGACCTCGGACCTCGCGGCCGGATTCCGGTACGGCATCCCGACGGTCGGCACGAGCGCGCACGCCTTCACCCTGGTCCACGACAGCGAGCGGGACGCCTTCACGGCGCAGGTGGACTCGCTGGGGCGGGGCACCACCCTGCTGGTGGACACGTACGACGTGGCCGAGGCCGTCCGTACCGCCGTCGAGGTGGCGGGCACCGACCTGGGCGCGGTCCGGATCGACTCCGGAGACCTGCTGCTGGTGGCGCACCGGGTGCGGCAGCAGCTCGACGAGCTCGGCGCGACCTCGACGAAGATCGTGGTCACCTCGGACCTCGACGAGTACGCCATCGCCTCGCTGGCGGCGGCTCCGGTGGACGCGTACGGCGTGGGCACCCAGCTGGTGACCGGCAGCGGGCACCCGACGTGCTCGATGGTCTACAAGCTGGTGGCACGGGCCACCTCGGCGGACCCGAAGGCGGCGCTGGCCCCGGTGGCCAAGAAGTCCACGGGGGGCAAGACCTCCATCGGCGGCCGCAAGTGGGCGGCCCGCCGCCAGGACGCCGACGGCGTCGCGGAGGCGGAGGTGATCGGCGTGGGGCCCGTCCCCGCCGCCCTGGCCGACCACCAGCTCCTGACCCAGCTGGTCAAGGCCGGCGAGGTGGTCGCCCGCGAGCCGCTGGAGGCCGCGCGGGACCGCCACCGCGCCGCACGCGCGAGCCTGCCGATGTCCGCGACGCAGCTGTCGCGGGGCGAGGCCGTGATCCCGACGGAGTACGTCTGA